A segment of the Fusobacterium ulcerans genome:
ATGCCAGCAGCTAAAAAATTAGCTGGAAAAATAGCTAGAAATGCTCCTATCGCAGTTCGTGCTTGTAAAAAAGCTATAAATGAAGGACTTGATGTAGATATGGATAAAGCAATAGTTATTGAAGAAAAACTATTTGGAAGCTGTTTTGAAAGTGAAGATCAAAAAGAAGGAATGGCAGCATTCTTAGAAAAAAGAAAAGTAGAAGGATTCAAAAATAAATAATAATAAAAGTCTTTAATTTTTCAATTATAGAGTATCTCTATACATAATTTAATTGAATTAAAATATAATCAATTTTAGGAGGATGTAATTATGAAAGTAGGAATAATCGGAGCAGGAACAATGGGATCAGGTATTGCACAAGCTTTTGCACAAACTGAAGGATATTCAGTAGCTCTTTGCGATATCAATGAAGAATTTGCAGCAAAAGGGAAAGCTAAAATAGCTAAAGGATTTGAAAAAAGAGTAGCTAAAGGAAAAATGGAACAAGCAGCAGCAGATGCTATCCTAGCTAAAATAACTACTGGAACAAAAGAAATCTGTGGAGATTGCGATTTAATAATTGAAGCTGCAATCGAAAACATGGCTATTAAAAAACAAACATTTAAAGAATTACAAGCTATTTGTAAAGCAGATGCTATGTTCGCTACAAATACTTCTTCTCTATCAATAACTGAAATTGGTGCAGGATTAGACAGACCAGTTATCGGAATGCACTTCTTTAACCCAGCTCCAGTAATGAAACTTGTAGAAGTTATTGCAGGATTAAACACTCCAGCTGAAATGGTAGAAAAAGTAAAAGCTATATCTGAAGAAATTGGAAAAACTCCAGTTCAAGTAGAAGAAGCTGCTGGATTCGTAGTAAACAGAGTATTAATTCCTATGATTAATGAAGCTGTTGGAATCTATGCTGAAGGTGTTGCTTCTGTAGAAGGAATCGACGCTGCTATGAAATTAGGAGCTAACCATCCAATGGGACCTCTAGCTCTAGGAGATTTAATAGGACTAGATGTATGTCTTGCTATTATGGAAGTTCTTCAATCTGAAACTGGTGACTCTAAATACAGACCTCATCCATTACTAAGAAAAATGGTTAGAGGTGGAAAACTTGGACAAAAAACTGGTGTAGGATTCTACGATTACACTAAATAATTGAATATAAATAGAGATGGCTCTGAAATTTCAGAGCCATTTTTTTATATCAGATATTTATTTGCTGTAACTATTGATAAATATTTTATAAAAATTTTCTGCATTTAATCCCTCTTCAAAGATTTAATGTGTAGATATTAAATTAAGACGTTTTACAGAATGGAATTGTTATGAAAAAATAACAATATCATTTCAGTCCAATTATATAACTTTATTCCAATGGATACAATATAAAATTGATTTAAAGATATTAAATGAAAAAAATAAGAAATAATAAAGTATGATAAAAGTTCTATCAATTTATTATTTTTACACACAAATATATTTTTTTTAATATTGACATTTGATCTTAAATGGGGTATATAGGATATTAATAAACGGTTTGATTATGAAAAAGGAGGTAAAGAATGGGGAAAAAAAGTTTTTTTAGTTTAATATTTTCTTTACTGCTGATTTTAAGCTGTACGGTATTTTCAGCAGAGGCTGTTTTTAAACCTGGGAAATATTTAGGAAGCTATGAGGGGTATGGAGGACCTGTAAAAGTAGAAGTAACTACATCAAAAGACAAAATTGAAAGTGTAGTTATTGTAGAACACAAAGAAAGCAAAGGAATAAGTGATCATGCTATTGAGAGCCTTCCAAAAGAAATTGTGGCTAATCAAAGTGTTGCTGTAGACTATGTAGCTGGGGCTTCAAAATCAAGTAAGGCTATAATAGAAGCAACAAAAGAAGCATTAAAGTTTTCTGGAGTATCTATAGCTGCTATATCTAAACCAGTAGCAAAAAAAGCTGTAGAAAATGTAATATTGGATAAAGAAGCAGAAGTAATAGTAGTTGGAGCAGGAGGAGCTGGCCTTGCTGCTGGAGTATCTGCTTATGAAAATGGTGCTAAATCAGTTATCATACTTGAGAAAATGCCAATAATAGGTGGAAATACTGTTCGTGCTGGTGGAGCATATAATGCTGTTAACCCTAAGAAACAAAAAGCACAAGGAATAGAAGATTCAATAGATAAACATTTCACACAAACTTATGAAGGTGGAAATAAAGTTGCTAATCAAAAATTAGTTAGAACTCTTGTAGAAAATGCTATGGATGGAGTAGACTGGCTTGAAGGATTAGGAATGAAATGGAATGAAAAAATAGGTTCAGTTGTAGGTTCAATGTGGCCAAGAACTAATCAGGCAACTGATCCATTAGGAACTGGGTATATAAATACTCTTGAAAAAGCATTTTTACAACATGGCGGAAAAATTTATACAAATACTAAAGTTACAGGAATTATAAATAAAAACGGAAGAGTAACTGGAGTAACTGCTGTAGGAGCAGATGGAAAAGAAGTAGAATTTGTTGGAAAAAAAGGAATAATTCTGGCAAGTGGTGGATATGCTGCTAACAGTGAAATGGTTCGTGAATTCCTATCAGATGGTGTTTATACAAAAGATAAACTTCCTGCTGGAATAGAAAATACAAATCATCCGGGAGCAACTGGAGAGGTTATTAAAATGGCTTTAGATGCTGGTGCTGATGTTATAGATATGAAGCATATTCAATTGCTTCCAATGCCGGCTGACAGATTTGGACCAACTATCAACGTAGAGAACGTTATCTTTGTAAATAAAGATGGAAATCGTTATGTAAGAGAAGATGGAAGAAGAGATGAAATAAGTTTGGCTACTTTTGCTCAAAAAGATGGTCAATACTATATGATAAACGATTCTAAAATAATACCTCCGGACAGAAAAACTACTTCTGCTGAGGATTTAGATGAACTTATTAGAAAAAATACAGTAGTAGAAGCTGCTACTCTTGAAGAGTTAGCTAAGAAAATAAATGTTCCAGCAGCAGCACTTACTGCAACTATAAAGAAATTTAATGAATCTGTTGATAAAAAATCAGATGAATTTGGAAGAGATATTTGGGAAAATAAAATAGATAAAGGACCTTTCTATGCAACATTACGTTTCCCTGCATTACATCACACTATGGGTGGAGTAAAAATAAATGAGAATGCAGAAGTAATAGGAAAAGACGGAAAGGCTGTACCTGGATTATTTGCAGCTGGAGAAGTTACTGGTGGAATACATGGTGCTAACAGACTTGGTGGAAATGCCATAGCTGACATCATTGTTTTTGGAAGAATTGCTGGTAAAAATGCTGCTAATGCAAAATAAAAATTGAATAAAAAAACTTAGATCAGTGGGTAACGAAAAACTAGATTAAGTTTTAGAAATTTGGAAATTAGAAAGATTTGTGAGTTCTTTCTAGTGGAAAAATTCTAAAATTATATTTCTATTTATAAGTTACCCACTTTTGTATGCCTATTTTTGAAAACATTTATATTGTTTAAAGAAAAAGTAAAAAAATACTTTAATTTTTTTTAGAAATATACTATACTTATCTTAAAGAATATTTTTATCTATATATAAGCTGGAAATTTATTAATTTATAAAATGGAGGAATCAGATGGAAAAAGTTTATCAAGGAAAGACTAAAGATGTCTACAAATTAGAAAACGGGAATTTCTTACTTGAATTCAAAGATGACTGTACAGGAAAAGATGGGGTATTTGATCCAGGTGAAAACACAGTTGGATTAAAGATAGAAGGAATCGGAAAAGCTAATTTAAAAATGTCAGTTCATTTCTTTGAAATATTAAACAAAGCAGGAGTGAAAACTCACTATATATCTGCAAACGTAGACAAAGGAACTATGGAAGTAGTACCAGCAAGACCTTTTGGAAAAGGACTTGAAGTAATATGCCGTTTCAAAGCTGTAGGAAGCTTCTATCGTCGTTATAACGAGTATGTAGTGGAAGGTGGAGATTTACCTGCTTATGTAGAAACTACATTTAAAAATGATGCTTTAGGAGATCCTCTTGTAACTAAAGATGGATTGGTAGTTCTTAATGTAATGACTCCAGAACAATATGATTCAATGAAAGAAAGAACACAACAAATTTCTAGAATAGTAAGAGATACTTTAGCTGAAAAAGGATTGACTCTTTATGATATTAAATTTGAGTTTGGAATAGATAAAAATGGAGAAGTTATACTTATAGATGAGATAGCTTCTGGAAATATGCGTGTATATAAGAGTGGAAAAATAGTTGATCCTATGGATTTAACTGAAATGATGTTTGCATAAAATAAATTAAAATTCTGCTTTTATTTTTTGAAATAATGTGCTAAAATAATTATGGTCCATTGTACAAGAAGATGTGTCTCTTTTGTAGCTTAACTTAAACAAATTAAAATTACTTCTTGTCACCACTCGGTTGACATTTTGTTTAATTTATGATATCATCTTATGGAAAAATATAATTTTTAAAATTTCTAGGAGGTTTTTAATTTGGCACATTCAAGATCAGCTAAAAAGAGAATATTAGTAGCAGAGAGAAACAGAGAAAGAAATCAAGCGGTAAAATCTAGAGTTAAAACTATGACTAAAAAAGTTTTAACAACTGTAGATACTAAAGATGTAGAAGCTTCAAATGCAGCTTTATCAGTAGCTTACAAAGAGTTAGATAAAGCAGTAAGCAAAGGAATCATGAAGAAAAATACAGCATCTAGAAAGAAAGCAAGATTAGCTGCTAAAGTAAACGCACTATAATTACTAGTATGTTTGAGGGTATCCAGATGTGGATATCCTTTTTTCTTTACAAAAAAATATTCAGAAGGAGCAGAGAATGATAAAATTGATAGTATTGGATGTAGATGGAACTTTAACTAACGGCAAGCTCTATATGGATGATAAAGATAACAGTCTGAAGGCATTTGATGTGAAAGACGGATTTGCAATAGCTCAATGGATAAAACATGGAGGAATTGCAGCTATTATCACTGGGAAAACTTCTGTAATAGTTAAAAGAAGAGTAGAAGAATTAGGGATACAGGAATTAGTACAGGGAGCTGGAAATAAAGTAGCTGAATTAAAAAAAATATTAGATAAATACCAAATATCACTAGAAGAAACTGCTTATATGGGTGATGATATAAATGATTTGGGAGTAATGTCTATTGTAGGGATGTCAGCAGCTCCTAAAAATGCAGTGAAAGAAGTTCTGGACAGAGTAAATTTTATCTCTTCAAAAAATGGTGGAGATGGTGCTGTGAGAGAATTTTTTGAAAAAGTAATGAAAGAAAATGGTATGTGGGAAAAAGTAGTGGAAAGATATTTAAACGAAGGAAAATAAAAAACATAGCATAAATAAAAACAGAACTCAATGTAGAGTTCTGTTTTTTCAATATTTTTAATTTTATTTTTAAGCTGTTATAACGTCCAAGTGCGAGAATTTTTCACAAAGTTCTTTGTAATTTTGTTTTAAGTATTTGAATTCTTCTTTTAGCTCCTTAGAAGCATTTTCAACTGATATAAGGCTTTTTACATCTTTACCACATTCTTTTACTATATTAGAAAAAAGAACATAAAGGAAAGCTAATGTGGTAGCTTTTATACCATTGAAGTCTATAACAACACTATCTCCTTTTTTTATTTTCCTAGCAACCATAGAACATAATTGTAGAGCTTTCTTAGGAGATACAAGGACAGAAGTTTCAAAAATTTTGCTTAATACAAGATTCATGATAGAACCCTCCTTTGTTATTATTATAATAAATCTTCCCTCACTTATATTATATATAGAAATCATAAAAAAGTCAAACAATAAAAATTCACATTTTACTATAAAATAGTATCTTTGTTTTAATCTGGGTAAATAGCTTTTCCCTTTAATTTACCATCTGGATGGTAATACTTCCATGTACCAATAGGAATACCGTTTTTAAAATATCCTTGAACTTGAAGATTTCCATTTTCATGATAAAGAAAATATTCTCCATTGTCACTTCCATTGATATAAGAAGTCTGCATAACTTTTAAACCATTTTCCTGGTAAATAACATACTTTCCATTTAGTTTTCCATCTTTCCAGTTCTCTATAGATTTAAGAGCTCCATTTGGGAAAAAAGTTACCCACTTGCCATCAGGTTTTCCATCAGTATAATAGTTTCTATCTTTTTTATCTATTACCTTTCCTGTAAAGGGAGTATCTTCATTGAAATAATATGTAATACCATTTTCTTCTCTCATTCTTGAAGTATCTGCTGTTTTAGGAGCAGAGAAACTAACTAAAGATATTGCTAAAAGCATTGATAAAATTAAAGTTTTTTTCATAATCAATCACCTACTCTTCTATTTTACCGTGTTTTAAAAAAAAATCAATAGATATTTGCATTGAAATAAAAAAAATAAAGTGGTAGACTGAAGGTAGAGTAATAAATTTGTTGAAATGGAGGTACAGAAATGAGTTTAGAGATAATAGAAAAAATAGAGAAAATATATTCAAAAACAGTGACTCTTGTTAGCGAAGGTGATTTAAAATTTTGTGAATATATTTCAGATAAAAATAAAATATTTATAAAAAAAATGATGGAAAAGAATTCTTTTACAGGTAAAAAAGGAGATAAAGTAGAAGTTTCATTTTTAGAGGGGGATTCTTTAATAACAATACTGTTTTTAGGAACAGGAAAGAAAGAAAATTTAAACAGAGATATTATGAGAGATGTAATATATAATGGTCTAAAAGATGTAACTGGAGATATCCTTATTGGAAGTGAAGATAAAGAGTTAATAGATCTTGAAATAATTGGAGAAGTAGCAGAGCATATAGATTACAAATTTGATAAATATATGAGTGAGAAAAAAGATAAAAAATTAAATATCAGCTATTTTATGGAAAAAAATGATGTTGATGTTATAGAAGGAAAAGAATTAGGAAAAATAATTAATATAGTAAGAGATTTAATTAATGAGCCTGCCTGTGTGATAACTCCAGAAAAACTAGCTGAAGAGGCTGAGAAGTTAGGTAAAGAGTTTGGATTTGAAGTAGAGATACTTGATGAAAAAGAAGCAGAGAAATTAGAGATGAAAGCATTTCTAGCTGTGGGAAGAGCATCAGTCAACAGACCAAAAGTTATTGTAATGAGATATCAAGGTGATACAGCAAGCAAGGAAAGAATAGGACTGGTAGGAAAAGGACTTACTTATGATACAGGAGGGCTTTCTTTGAAACCTACTTCAAGTATGCTGGATATGAAAACAGATATGGGAGGAGCTGCTACTGTAATAGGGACTATGTGTGCTCTTGCTAAAATGAAAATAAAGAAAAATGTAACAGCAGTGGTAGCTGCCTGTGAAAATGCAATAGGATCAAATGCTTACAGACCTGGAGATATTATTGGAAGCATGAATGGTAAAACAATAGAGGTAACTAATACAGATGCTGAAGGAAGACTGACTCTGGCTGATGCTTTAACTTATATAATAAGAAAAGAAAATGTAGATGAGGTAATTGATGCAGCCACTTTAACAGGGGCAATAATGGTGGCTCTTGGAGATAATGTAACTGGAGTATTTTCAAATTCAGATGTAAACTATAAAAAACTGGAAACAGCTGGAAAATACTGGGGAGAAAAATATTGGCAGATGCCGATTTTTGAAGAGTATAGAGATATAATAAAATCTGATGTAGCTGATTTGAAAAATAGTGCTGGAAGATTGGCAGGTTCTATTACAGCAGCTAAATTTTTAGAAGAGTTTGTAGAGGATAAACCATGGATGCATCTGGATATAGCAGGGACAGCATTTAGTGAAAAAAATGGAAAGTATTTTAAAAAAGGTGCAACTGGGCAGGTAGTCAGAACATTATATTCATATATAAAAGGATAAAAAAGTATTTACCAATAAAAGATAAATGTGATATAATAGAAAAAATATCTAAATATAAAATAAAAATATATAATACATTGTGGGAATTTTGGAGGAAAGGATGGAAAATAGTTATTCTTTGCAGCTTATGATTGTCATTACATTAATGATGGTTTATAAGATTTCATTTATGATTTAAAAAAGAAAAAGGAAGAGACAAAAAGGAAAAATCCTGTTTTGTATCTTCCTTTTTCTTTTGTCTATTTTTATAAGAAAAAGTAGAATTTGAATACTAAAGAAGAAAGAGTAAAAAAATATTAATTATCATATTAATCTATATGGAATAGATGAAACTTTTTCTCCAGAATGATAGATAACATTTCTTAATGTGGAAATTATCTGTTCTCTTAAAACTTTTTTAAAGCTGGGAGGATAGTAGCCTATTTTAGCTTTTTTTAAAGCTTCTTTTTGAATATCATTTGGAGAAACAAGAGGATAAAAACCAATTATAAAGCAACTTAGTATTTCTAAGAATTTTCTGATTTGAACTTCTTCTAAACTTGGAAATGCAGTTTTTATAATTTTTATAAATTTAATTTGACAATAATTAAGTTCTTCTTTAAATTGTATAAGTTTTTCTTCAGAAGCATTTTTTTCAAGATTAGTATATAAGATTGAAAATAGTTTTAAAAATCTATCCTGCTTTTCTATTTCTTTAGCTAATATTTCAGAGAATTCATCAGTTTTTTTTGAAAAATCTCTATTTATTTTTATTTTTAATTCAACTAATAATTTATTGAATTCATCTATCATAACTAATAAAAATATTTCTTCTTTAGAAGAGACATATTTATAAAGGTTTCCTCTTGTAAAATTGGTTCCTTTAGCAATATCAGCCAAAGTAATTTCATGAAAATCATGAATATCAAATAACTTAGTAGCAGCGTCTTTTATTTGCTGAATTCTAATTTTTCTTTGTTCTTCCGTCTTAACTCTTTCAAAATCCATTTTACACTCCTTAAAGTATTTTAAATTTCATTATAATTATAACATATATTTTGAATTTTAAAAAATATGTTTGTTATTAATACGAATGGTATATATTTTATATGATATAATTGCTAAAAAATCATATTTTTCCTTGAAAATAAAAAAAATATGTGTTATTATAAAACAATTAAGTAACACGGTGTTACTTAGAAAACTAAAAAAGGAGATTTTAAATTATGAAAGATTTGTGGCATGGAAGATTTGATAGTAATGAAGATATTGATTTGAGAATTTGGCAAATTGTTAAACCTTTTGACGATGTTAGCAAAGAATATGGAATCTGCTTTGTAGGATATGATACAGATGATGGAATAAAAAGAAATCAGGGAAGAATAGGTGCTGAAAAAGGATCTAATGCAATAAGAAAAGCTATACAATCTTTTCCGATAGTAGAAAATTTAAAGATTTATGATTATCAAAACTTAAAAAATAAAGTTTTAGAAGAAGCACAAAAAGAGTATTCATTAAAAATTTCTAATGTTATAAAGAAAGGAATTTTTCCAATAGGATTGGGGGGAGGACATGATATAGCTTTTGCTTCTTATAGTGGAATTAGAAAAGCTTATCCTGATAAAAAAATAGGAATTGTAAATTTTGATACACATTTGGATATGAGACCTTATGATAATGGAGCTACTTCTGGAACTTCATTTAAACAGATATTAGATGAAGACAAGAATGTGAAATATTCAATAGTCGGTTTTAAAAAACAGGGAAATACTAAAAGATTAATAGATACAGCTAAAAATTATAATGTATTAATTTTGGACGAAGAAGATGATGAAAAATTTATAAATGATGAATTAAAAAAATATCTTGCAGATGCAGATATTCTGTATGTAACTTTTTGTATGGATGTGTTTAATGCTTCAGATGCTCCAGGAGTTTCAGCCCCAACAATAATGGGACTTGATCCTAAAAAAGGAAAAAGAATCTTAAGAGAAATTATGAATACTGGAAAAGTTGTCTGTATAGATTTTGCAGAAGTGAGTCCAGAATATGATATAGACAGCAGGACAGCAAAACTTGCAGGAAGTCTCATATATGATATTATGAATAATTTAACAAAATAATAAAATATGAAATTTAGGAGGAAAAACATGGAATTTAGCTTAAATGATTTAGGAGTACTTTTTAAATTTGATATGGTTGGAACAATAGCAATGGGGTTGATATCTCTTTATATTGGAAGAAAACTAAAAGAAAGACTTTCATTTCTTGATAGATTTGGAATACCAGCAGCAGTTTTAGGAGGATTATTATTTGCTCTCATCCATCTATTAATGAGAAGCGTTCATATTGGAAGCATTACATATGATACAACATTGCAAACACCTTTCATGGTAGTATTTTTTACAACTATTGGATTAGGTTCTTCAATTGAGGGATTAAAAAAAGGTGGAAAATTATTGATTATATTTTGGCTTTTAAGTGGAGTTATGACTTTTATGCAGACAGTTATTGGAGTAGGAGTTGCTAAAGCAACAGGAATCAATCCATTACTAGGAGTTTTAGCAGGATCAGTATCAATGTCTGGTGGACATGGATCAGCAGGAGCTTTTGGACAAACAGTGGAAGGATTAGGGGTAACAGGAGCATTGACAGTTGCACTTTCTGCTGCAACATTTGGTCTTGTAGCTGGAGGGCTTTTAGGATCACCTCTTGCTATACATTTAATAAAGAAATTTGACTTAAAACCTAAGGATGTTGTCAATGAAGATGAAGTTGGAATAAAAATTGATATAGAAAAAAGAGAAATAAATCTTAATTCTATGCTGCAACATATACTTATGCTGTCAATTATAATGACAATAGGAATTTCTTTAAGCGGACTTTTAAAAAGCAAGCTGGGAATAGCCCTTCCTTCATATGTAGGAGCTATGTTCTGTGCTATTATTTTTAATAACCTTAATTTAAAAGCTAAATGGGTTGATATAGACAGAAACCTTGTAAATATATTAGGAGAAGCTTCTCTGAATATATTTCTATCTATGGCTTTAATATCATTAAAATTGTGGGAACTTGCAGCACTTGCAATTCCAATGGTTATAATATTAGGTTGTCAGGTAATATTTATGTGGCTGTACACAAGATTTATAGTATTTAAAGCAATGGGAAGCGATTATGATGCAGCAGTTATGGTTTCAGGAATGTGTGGTTCTGGATTAGGAGCGACAACAAATGCTATGATAAATATGGGAGAAGTGAGTGGAAAATATGGATATACAGTTAATCCTTATTTAGTAGTGCCACTGACTGGAGCATTTTTGATAGATATTTTTCAAATGCCGGTTATACTTACAGCAATTAATTTATTTAAATAAAAAATTAGATTTATACATCCTTAGACATTTAAATAGATGCTAAGGATGTATTTTTTTATTTCTATTTTTTAGGATATAATATCATTTGAGTACATCTGAAAAGTGCAATTTTCTTTCCAGTTGCTTCATCTGTAACAACTGCATCCCACACTTGAGTGGTTTTTCCAAGATGCTGAGCAGTAGCAGTACAGCAGATTGCCCCTTTTGTAGTAGTTCCAAGATGATTACTTTTCAGCTCAATAGTTGTTAAACTTTCTGCTCCCTCTGGAAGATGAGCAAAAGAAGCATATCCACATGTAGTATCAGCTAGAGTAATAACAGTTGCAGCATGAAGGTAGCCATTTGGAGCAATATGATATGGTTTTATAGCTAGTCTGCTTGTTAAAAAATTCTCTTTTAATTCAAGAATTTCAACTCCCATAAATTCTGGCAAAAATCCTTTTCCTTTTTTATTTAATGTTTCTATAGTTACATTTTTGTTTAAATTGCTCATTTGTTCGGCGGCCTCCTATTTAAAGTTCATTTTTGTCTTTTATATTTGCAGTTTTAATAATTTCTATGATTATTGCAATTATCATTATCCAGTACAGATTTGAAAATATTAGATTGAAATATGGCGAACTTGTAAATCTGTAAAATAAATCACCTGAAGTATACATATTTCCAAAGATAAGAAAAGAGAGGATTAAAAAATTGGAAATAATATAGATTATCATTAAAATATTTTTTCTGAAGATTAATATTCTTAATATAGCTGATACAATTCTAAAAATATTTGAGAACGCAAAAGAATTTGGAATTAAAGGCATACCCATAGATAATATGATAAAGATAAATCCTTCTGGTCTTTTTTTTCTTACTCCATACAATCCTATCAGAATATTTAAAAGTATCCATCTGACTTTATTGATATTTCTTAGAATATCAGCTATAAAAGAAGAGCTTAAAGGACTTCTTCCACTAGAGATTATACTACGAATAGGTTCAGCTTTAAAGAGAAAATATAAAAAGACTGAAATAATAAGATAAGAACTTAATATGACTAATCCTTCCTTTCCATTGCTTGAAGTTTCGCCTTTTAAGTTATAAGAAGAATACTCAAAATCATCCTCTTTTCCTTTTTGAGAAACTATAAAATCTATTGAAAATATAACCATGCTTAAAATAAACGCTTCTAAAACTACTATTAAATTCATTTCTTTCCCCTTTCAATAAAAATAAAGCAGAATTTATTGTATTTTATATTTTGTAAAATTTTCTGCTTGTATATTAGTTTAGCATGAAAAATCCTCTAAAACAAAATAAAAAAATATGAAATAAGTTGAAATGGTTGTTTGCTGTCTATAAATTTGAAAAGAAAAAGTAGATAATAAAAGTAAATATTTTTAAAATTTGATAAGAAAATAGATTTAAGATAAAAGTCGATTAAAAAAGGACAACAAAAAGCTAAGATGAATTTTAGAAAGTAGAAAAATTCTAAAATTATAGTTCAGCTTATTAGTTATCCTTTTTTTATATTAATATAAACTTGGAGTTCATATTTTTATTTTTTTATAAAACTGTTTTCACGAGGAGCATAACGTTCTCCAACATTTGGATATCTTCTCAATATTTCTTCAATATCTTTTAAATCAGAGTCATTTAAAATAATATCCACAGCTTTTATATTTTCTTCAAGGTATTTAGTGTGCTTAGTTCCTGGGATTGGAATAATGTTTGAACTTTGTGCCAATACCCATGCCAGTGCCAGTTGTGTAGCAGAAATATTGAATCTGTCAGAAGCAAACTCTGTCAGTGCAGCAGCAAGATTTTCGTTGTTTTCTCTGTGTTCTCCATTGTAACGAGGAATGTTAAAACGAAAATCATTAGGTTTTAAAGCTGACATATCCAATTTATTAGTAATTAATCCACGCCCTAAAGGAGCAA
Coding sequences within it:
- a CDS encoding PaaI family thioesterase, whose product is MSNLNKNVTIETLNKKGKGFLPEFMGVEILELKENFLTSRLAIKPYHIAPNGYLHAATVITLADTTCGYASFAHLPEGAESLTTIELKSNHLGTTTKGAICCTATAQHLGKTTQVWDAVVTDEATGKKIALFRCTQMILYPKK
- the hutG gene encoding formimidoylglutamase, with the translated sequence MKDLWHGRFDSNEDIDLRIWQIVKPFDDVSKEYGICFVGYDTDDGIKRNQGRIGAEKGSNAIRKAIQSFPIVENLKIYDYQNLKNKVLEEAQKEYSLKISNVIKKGIFPIGLGGGHDIAFASYSGIRKAYPDKKIGIVNFDTHLDMRPYDNGATSGTSFKQILDEDKNVKYSIVGFKKQGNTKRLIDTAKNYNVLILDEEDDEKFINDELKKYLADADILYVTFCMDVFNASDAPGVSAPTIMGLDPKKGKRILREIMNTGKVVCIDFAEVSPEYDIDSRTAKLAGSLIYDIMNNLTK
- the gltS gene encoding sodium/glutamate symporter, with the protein product MEFSLNDLGVLFKFDMVGTIAMGLISLYIGRKLKERLSFLDRFGIPAAVLGGLLFALIHLLMRSVHIGSITYDTTLQTPFMVVFFTTIGLGSSIEGLKKGGKLLIIFWLLSGVMTFMQTVIGVGVAKATGINPLLGVLAGSVSMSGGHGSAGAFGQTVEGLGVTGALTVALSAATFGLVAGGLLGSPLAIHLIKKFDLKPKDVVNEDEVGIKIDIEKREINLNSMLQHILMLSIIMTIGISLSGLLKSKLGIALPSYVGAMFCAIIFNNLNLKAKWVDIDRNLVNILGEASLNIFLSMALISLKLWELAALAIPMVIILGCQVIFMWLYTRFIVFKAMGSDYDAAVMVSGMCGSGLGATTNAMINMGEVSGKYGYTVNPYLVVPLTGAFLIDIFQMPVILTAINLFK